Proteins encoded by one window of Roseibium sp. Sym1:
- a CDS encoding sulfite oxidase heme-binding subunit YedZ: MSGTTAEDGRPATEFLLHPTGEFAARFMIVAMLISPFRLLFPKSGFWFWMVRRRRYFGVAAFAYAALHTVLYLVDMGSAKAVMGEFWSLGIWTGWLAFFIFIPLGLTSNDVSVRLLGRSWRPLQRTVYVAAVATLLHWIFVHNNLGAALVHLLPLAGLEAYRVFRLSGAGTSSTPVSS; the protein is encoded by the coding sequence GTGAGCGGAACCACTGCGGAAGACGGCCGTCCGGCCACGGAATTTCTGCTTCATCCGACCGGCGAGTTTGCCGCACGTTTCATGATCGTCGCCATGCTTATCTCGCCATTCCGGTTGTTGTTCCCGAAATCGGGATTCTGGTTCTGGATGGTTCGGCGGCGCCGGTATTTCGGCGTTGCCGCCTTTGCTTATGCAGCGCTGCACACGGTGCTCTATCTGGTTGACATGGGGTCGGCGAAAGCCGTCATGGGCGAATTCTGGAGCCTCGGCATCTGGACCGGCTGGCTGGCATTTTTCATTTTCATTCCCCTGGGTCTGACCTCCAACGATGTCTCCGTGAGGCTGCTTGGACGCAGCTGGCGGCCACTGCAGCGCACGGTCTATGTCGCCGCGGTTGCAACGCTGCTTCACTGGATTTTCGTGCACAACAATCTCGGCGCCGCACTGGTGCATTTGCTGCCGCTTGCCGGCCTGGAGGCCTATCGCGTCTTCCGTCTGTCAGGGGCGGGGACAAGCTCCACACCCGTTTCGTCATAA
- a CDS encoding PepSY domain-containing protein produces MNYTVYTVQSLLAGLFAFPACATGVFECEPTDRASWLTEAQVSEKLVNEGWQVRRMKEDGGCWEVYGTTPEGQRVEVYVHPVSGEVMLINQRGTILYRKES; encoded by the coding sequence ATGAATTACACGGTCTACACCGTCCAGTCCCTGCTGGCCGGCCTGTTCGCCTTTCCCGCCTGCGCAACCGGTGTCTTTGAATGCGAGCCGACCGACCGGGCGTCCTGGCTGACGGAGGCCCAGGTCAGCGAGAAACTGGTCAATGAAGGCTGGCAGGTGCGCCGCATGAAGGAAGATGGCGGCTGCTGGGAAGTCTATGGAACGACCCCTGAAGGCCAGCGCGTCGAGGTCTATGTGCATCCCGTGTCGGGCGAGGTCATGCTGATCAACCAGCGTGGGACGATTCTCTATCGCAAGGAGAGCTAG
- a CDS encoding vWA domain-containing protein, translated as MPASPELRSRITDNIVYFARTLRKAGVPVGPASVVDAVTAVEVSGIENRDDLYWTLHAVFVRKREQRILFDEAFRIYWQSRGLIEKMLAVLSPVAPPRGEPEKPKAGQTRVSQAFEAAKERVAEETVPQIEVDAKFTVSGRELLQTKDFAQMTAAEIEDAKKALRSMTLPMDRIRLRRLKPAPKGRVDPRRTLRASMRAGGDIIDLKFRKQAEKRPPLVVLCDISGSMSQYSRLLLHFLHAATAERRDVHTFLFGTRLTNVTRQLRMKDPDEALEACSEGVEDWSGGTRIASALHDFNRHWSRRVLSGKPTVLLITDGLERDSDEDLEREIDRLHRSCRRLIWLNPLLRFEGFEAKAKGIRAMLPHVDEFRAVHSLEAVEDLVAALTGSGKVTEQTDPRRWLRA; from the coding sequence ATGCCCGCCTCCCCTGAATTGCGCTCCCGGATCACGGACAACATCGTCTATTTCGCCCGCACGCTGCGCAAGGCCGGAGTACCGGTCGGGCCGGCCTCGGTGGTCGATGCCGTCACCGCGGTGGAGGTCTCCGGCATCGAGAACCGGGACGATCTCTACTGGACTTTGCATGCGGTCTTCGTGCGAAAACGCGAACAGCGGATCCTGTTCGACGAAGCTTTCCGGATCTACTGGCAGAGCCGCGGCCTGATCGAGAAGATGCTGGCCGTGTTGTCGCCGGTTGCCCCGCCCCGCGGCGAACCGGAAAAGCCGAAGGCCGGACAGACCCGGGTCTCCCAGGCCTTCGAAGCGGCAAAGGAGCGGGTGGCGGAGGAAACCGTGCCGCAGATCGAGGTGGATGCCAAGTTCACTGTTTCCGGCCGGGAACTTCTTCAGACCAAAGACTTTGCACAGATGACGGCGGCCGAAATAGAGGACGCCAAGAAGGCCCTGCGGTCCATGACCCTGCCGATGGACCGGATCCGGCTGCGGCGCCTGAAGCCTGCGCCCAAGGGCCGGGTCGACCCGCGCCGCACCCTGCGCGCCTCCATGCGCGCGGGCGGCGACATCATCGACCTTAAGTTCCGCAAGCAGGCCGAAAAGCGCCCGCCCCTTGTCGTTCTCTGCGACATCTCGGGCTCCATGAGCCAGTACTCGCGCCTGCTGCTTCACTTTCTCCATGCGGCAACAGCGGAACGGCGCGATGTGCACACGTTCCTGTTCGGCACGCGGCTGACCAATGTCACTCGGCAGCTCAGGATGAAGGACCCGGACGAGGCCCTGGAAGCGTGTTCGGAAGGTGTCGAGGACTGGTCGGGCGGGACGCGCATCGCCTCGGCGCTGCACGATTTCAACCGGCACTGGTCGCGCCGGGTTCTATCCGGAAAACCGACGGTGCTGCTGATCACCGACGGGCTTGAACGCGACTCGGACGAGGATCTCGAACGCGAGATCGACCGGCTTCACCGGTCCTGCCGCCGCCTGATCTGGCTCAATCCCCTGCTGCGCTTCGAAGGCTTCGAGGCCAAGGCCAAGGGCATCCGCGCCATGCTGCCTCACGTCGACGAATTCCGCGCAGTACACTCGCTCGAGGCGGTGGAAGATCTGGTCGCGGCTCTGACGGGCTCCGGCAAGGTCACGGAACAAACCGATCCGAGACGTTGGCTTCGGGCCTGA
- a CDS encoding AAA family ATPase gives MIPLPDSIDDTLALMDQAGYVADRSLATVLHLALKMKRPLFLEGEAGVGKTEIAKVLSSTLGRDLIRLQCYEGLDVSSAVYEWNYPAQMVEIRVAEAAGDTDHSELSKSIFDERFLIKRPVLQALEPSLNGAPVFLIDELDRADEAFEAFLLEVLADNQVTIPELGTVKAAEPPIVIITTNRTREIHDALKRRCLYHWVDYPDAERELEIVRRKVPGAAERLAADVVAFVQKLRADEDLFKQPGVAETLDWATALSELNEIALDPDMASDTLGVLLKYQDDIERVRGSKVRQMVEDIRKEAPQQQSMPAV, from the coding sequence ATGATCCCGCTGCCCGATTCCATTGATGACACCCTCGCCCTGATGGACCAGGCGGGCTACGTGGCGGACCGGTCTCTGGCCACCGTCCTGCATCTTGCCCTCAAGATGAAACGGCCGCTCTTCCTGGAAGGCGAGGCAGGGGTCGGCAAGACGGAAATCGCCAAGGTTCTGTCCTCGACACTCGGCCGCGACCTGATCCGCCTGCAGTGCTACGAGGGCCTGGACGTTTCTTCCGCGGTCTATGAATGGAACTATCCGGCCCAGATGGTCGAAATCCGGGTGGCGGAAGCCGCCGGCGACACCGACCATTCTGAACTCTCCAAGTCGATCTTCGACGAGCGGTTCCTCATCAAGCGGCCGGTGCTGCAGGCCCTTGAGCCGTCGCTCAATGGCGCTCCGGTCTTCCTGATCGACGAACTCGACCGCGCCGACGAGGCCTTCGAGGCGTTCCTGCTGGAGGTGCTTGCCGACAACCAGGTCACCATCCCCGAACTCGGCACGGTCAAGGCGGCCGAACCGCCCATCGTCATCATCACGACCAACCGCACCCGTGAGATCCACGACGCGTTGAAACGCCGCTGTCTCTATCACTGGGTCGACTACCCCGATGCCGAGCGCGAGCTGGAAATCGTCCGGCGCAAGGTGCCCGGCGCCGCCGAACGGCTGGCGGCGGACGTCGTCGCCTTTGTCCAGAAACTGCGCGCCGACGAGGATCTCTTCAAGCAGCCGGGCGTTGCCGAAACGCTGGACTGGGCCACAGCGCTATCCGAACTCAACGAAATCGCACTCGACCCCGACATGGCTTCCGACACGCTCGGCGTTCTCCTGAAATACCAGGACGACATCGAACGCGTCCGCGGATCCAAGGTGCGCCAGATGGTCGAGGACATCCGCAAGGAAGCCCCCCAGCAGCAATCCATGCCGGCGGTTTGA
- a CDS encoding c-type cytochrome yields the protein MLRLKPHLCAAAVLFAAPAALASDGAYPDDPVSLATGRELAEIHCAACHAVTAEDVSAQEGAPAFRDLSKRYPLESLEEPLAEGIVTAHDNMPEFAFAPEDIDAFLGYLSSIQSR from the coding sequence GTGTTGCGTCTCAAGCCGCACTTATGTGCCGCCGCTGTCCTGTTTGCCGCACCGGCCGCCCTGGCCTCCGACGGCGCGTATCCGGATGATCCCGTCAGCCTGGCGACGGGCCGGGAGCTTGCCGAAATCCACTGCGCGGCTTGCCACGCCGTCACGGCGGAGGACGTCAGCGCCCAGGAGGGGGCGCCGGCTTTCCGCGACCTGTCCAAACGCTATCCGCTGGAAAGCCTGGAGGAGCCTCTGGCGGAAGGCATCGTCACCGCGCATGACAACATGCCGGAATTTGCCTTCGCACCGGAAGACATCGACGCGTTTCTGGGCTATCTCAGCTCCATCCAATCCAGGTGA
- a CDS encoding usg protein, which yields MKTSSDFEKRLLGFGLLTAEILYHLPDHPRLLQSFLWQTEDLAPKFPELNRFLSFWEREIDGSIHSVRVAHQKLIQPVDFCYADGEIVIH from the coding sequence ATGAAAACCAGCTCTGACTTTGAAAAACGGCTTCTCGGATTCGGATTGCTGACCGCGGAGATCCTCTACCATCTGCCGGATCATCCCAGGCTCCTGCAGAGCTTTCTGTGGCAGACGGAAGACCTTGCGCCCAAATTCCCTGAACTGAACCGCTTTCTGAGCTTCTGGGAACGGGAAATCGACGGCAGCATCCATTCGGTGCGCGTTGCCCATCAAAAGCTGATTCAACCAGTCGATTTCTGCTATGCGGACGGCGAAATCGTGATCCACTGA
- a CDS encoding tRNA1(Val) (adenine(37)-N6)-methyltransferase, producing MTVPSEPTGQETTHDAFLGGKVYVRQPRRGRHRAGLDAVYLAAALPDGTRGHVVDLGAGVGTAGFCAAARLEDIQVTLVEIDAAVLDLARLGLEDPANAAFAGRVSVLEADITAKGSLRHAAGLTPSFADHVIMNPPYYEADRFRASPNTARAGAHMLDDRGLEPWARTATDIVREGGSLTVIFRADGLRELLNVLQGRFGAIDVIPLRPRPEAPATRVLVRAIRASRGPMQLLPGFVLHEGDGSDFTPQSRAVMRDGEGLGLTAR from the coding sequence GTGACCGTGCCTTCGGAACCAACCGGCCAGGAAACCACACACGATGCCTTTCTCGGCGGCAAGGTCTATGTGCGCCAGCCCAGGCGCGGCCGGCACCGGGCAGGCCTGGATGCGGTCTACCTGGCCGCCGCGTTGCCGGACGGCACGCGAGGTCATGTTGTTGACCTTGGCGCGGGCGTCGGGACCGCGGGTTTCTGCGCCGCGGCACGCCTTGAAGACATTCAGGTCACGCTGGTCGAAATCGATGCCGCCGTGCTGGACCTGGCGCGGCTCGGCCTGGAAGATCCGGCAAATGCGGCCTTTGCCGGAAGGGTGTCCGTTCTTGAAGCCGACATCACCGCCAAGGGCAGTCTGCGGCACGCCGCCGGCCTCACCCCGTCTTTCGCCGATCATGTCATCATGAACCCGCCCTATTACGAAGCCGACCGGTTCCGCGCGTCGCCGAACACGGCGCGTGCCGGTGCTCACATGCTGGATGATCGCGGGCTCGAACCCTGGGCGCGAACCGCAACGGACATTGTCCGCGAAGGCGGCAGCCTGACGGTGATATTCCGCGCCGACGGCCTGCGGGAGCTCCTGAATGTGCTTCAGGGCCGGTTCGGGGCAATCGATGTCATTCCCCTGCGTCCACGGCCGGAAGCCCCTGCCACCCGTGTCCTGGTTCGTGCGATCCGTGCCAGCAGGGGTCCCATGCAGCTCCTGCCGGGTTTTGTCCTGCACGAGGGCGACGGATCCGACTTCACACCTCAGTCCCGCGCCGTCATGCGCGACGGCGAAGGTCTCGGGCTGACGGCGCGCTGA
- a CDS encoding putative signal transducing protein, producing MEELVRTNDPVLISFLESILEEAGIKHFVADGNMSILEGSLAMIPRRILVDSDQVQKARMLVREAGLEHELRPERGED from the coding sequence ATGGAAGAACTCGTCAGAACCAATGATCCCGTCCTGATTTCCTTTCTGGAATCGATTCTCGAAGAGGCAGGCATCAAACATTTTGTCGCAGACGGCAACATGAGCATCCTGGAAGGTTCTCTCGCCATGATCCCGCGGCGCATTCTCGTGGACAGCGACCAGGTCCAGAAGGCACGCATGCTGGTGCGCGAAGCCGGACTGGAACATGAGCTGCGGCCGGAACGCGGAGAGGACTGA